A window of the Dyadobacter pollutisoli genome harbors these coding sequences:
- a CDS encoding YdcF family protein, with the protein MLYRSADKAFQKGLENQPYDAVIVPGFPYNGQKWDMVLQMRIHWANYLYTRGYTKNIIFSGSAVATPYVESKVMASYAQALGIPREHLFTEEKAEHSTENVYYSYRLAKDLGFSKIALATDPVQTSYMRKFIKRFELPIGLMPTVIDTLKVLNLYEPKIDPKPTMKEGFVKLSDREGFFQRFRGTMGKYIVWHEEDLKKKKHRRKFKDRMIPTSSESKNHKSVQ; encoded by the coding sequence ATGCTTTATCGTTCAGCGGACAAAGCATTTCAGAAAGGCCTCGAAAACCAGCCGTACGACGCTGTCATCGTTCCCGGTTTCCCGTACAATGGTCAAAAATGGGATATGGTCCTGCAAATGCGGATACATTGGGCCAACTATCTTTACACCAGGGGATATACCAAAAATATCATCTTTTCCGGCTCCGCGGTCGCTACGCCTTATGTAGAAAGTAAGGTTATGGCGAGCTATGCCCAGGCGCTGGGCATTCCTCGGGAGCACCTTTTCACAGAAGAAAAGGCCGAGCACAGCACTGAAAACGTATATTATTCCTACCGACTTGCAAAAGACCTCGGCTTTTCAAAAATTGCACTGGCCACCGACCCAGTTCAGACCAGTTATATGCGCAAGTTTATCAAACGCTTTGAGCTTCCGATCGGGTTAATGCCAACTGTTATCGATACGTTGAAGGTTTTAAATCTCTATGAACCGAAAATTGATCCGAAGCCGACCATGAAAGAAGGTTTTGTGAAGCTGTCGGACAGAGAAGGTTTTTTCCAGCGTTTCAGGGGAACGATGGGCAAGTATATTGTCTGGCATGAAGAAGATTTAAAAAAGAAAAAACATAGACGGAAGTTCAAGGACAGAATGATACCCACCTCGTCAGAAAGCAAGAACCATAAAAGTGTACAATGA
- a CDS encoding BtrH N-terminal domain-containing protein, whose protein sequence is MNIDSQTDAFRHVQTAHCENGVTTALLRYHGLEFMTEPLAFGMGSGLFYIQIPFLTVNNGPAISFRTMPGAIFKRTCKSLGVEVTRKKFSNVTAAEAFLDQKVKEGVPVGCQVGVFHLTYFPKEYRFHFNAHNLIVFGQEDDQYMISDPVMEDVTTLSKADLTRVRFAQGPLAPKGHIYFPERVKPVTEDVIRQGIVKGIRRNVRDMLRIPGNFAGVDGIRHTSGHIRKWRDKLGLKKASLYLGQIVRMQEEIGTGGGGFRFLYGAFLEEAAAYMQDDRLSNISEDFTKAGDMWRASAIKMAGVYKGRLTEQKDFEEIADMLLDIRLVEKEAFQKLSGLNLGK, encoded by the coding sequence GTGAATATTGATAGCCAAACGGATGCGTTCCGCCATGTCCAGACTGCACATTGTGAAAACGGTGTGACCACCGCTCTTCTACGCTATCATGGTTTGGAATTTATGACCGAGCCGCTGGCATTTGGGATGGGTTCAGGGCTGTTTTATATCCAGATCCCGTTTTTGACTGTCAACAATGGACCTGCGATCTCGTTCAGGACTATGCCGGGGGCTATTTTCAAAAGAACCTGCAAGTCATTAGGCGTTGAAGTTACCCGCAAGAAGTTTTCCAATGTTACTGCTGCCGAAGCTTTTTTGGATCAAAAAGTAAAGGAAGGCGTGCCGGTAGGATGCCAGGTTGGGGTTTTTCATCTGACTTACTTTCCAAAGGAATACCGCTTTCATTTCAACGCTCACAACCTAATTGTTTTTGGGCAGGAAGACGATCAGTATATGATCAGCGACCCGGTGATGGAGGATGTGACAACGCTTTCGAAAGCGGACCTCACGCGCGTTCGCTTTGCACAGGGACCGCTTGCTCCGAAAGGCCATATTTATTTTCCGGAAAGAGTAAAACCAGTTACCGAAGATGTGATCCGTCAGGGCATTGTGAAAGGTATCCGTAGAAACGTGCGCGATATGCTCAGAATACCCGGAAATTTTGCGGGTGTGGATGGCATCAGGCATACTTCGGGACATATCCGCAAATGGCGCGATAAGCTCGGGCTTAAAAAAGCCAGCCTGTATCTGGGGCAAATCGTGCGTATGCAGGAAGAAATAGGCACAGGTGGCGGCGGATTTCGCTTTTTATATGGCGCTTTCCTGGAAGAAGCTGCGGCCTATATGCAGGACGACAGACTTTCCAATATTTCAGAGGATTTTACAAAAGCAGGGGATATGTGGCGTGCGAGCGCGATCAAAATGGCCGGGGTCTACAAGGGAAGGTTGACCGAGCAAAAAGATTTTGAAGAAATCGCCGATATGTTACTCGACATTCGCCTGGTGGAAAAAGAGGCGTTTCAGAAGCTTTCGGGGCTAAATCTGGGTAAGTGA
- a CDS encoding methyltransferase yields the protein MKKELSAIEAKYEAQKIAFGPMYFQSVIALRDLGILQFISNHRKGVSVDTIIDEMDVSEYGITLLLEAAEILGVVETENGVVKISKVGFFLLKDEMTRVNVNFMNDVCYLGAKSMTDSFKNGKPEGLKVLGDWPTIYEGLSILPEPAKTSWFDFDHYYSDNAFPDALKIVFRKNPKLIFDVGGNTGKWSFACCDHDMDVKIKILDLPVQLKVARANATERGLLGRIDFHAINLLDETQQIPQGADVIWMSQFLDCFSKEQILQILKNACQAASENTTLYILEPFFDNQNYPAAHYSLVATSLYFTIMANGNSKMYRIEVMKDLVNQAGFEVVETYPLIGDSYHTILECRRKA from the coding sequence ATGAAAAAAGAATTGTCGGCTATTGAAGCCAAGTATGAAGCACAGAAGATAGCATTCGGGCCGATGTATTTCCAATCGGTGATAGCCTTACGGGACCTTGGGATTCTTCAATTTATCAGCAATCACCGCAAAGGTGTCTCTGTGGATACGATCATTGATGAGATGGATGTCTCCGAATACGGCATTACCCTTTTGCTGGAAGCTGCTGAAATTCTGGGCGTGGTGGAGACCGAGAATGGTGTTGTGAAGATCAGTAAGGTAGGTTTTTTCCTGTTGAAGGACGAAATGACGCGCGTCAATGTGAATTTCATGAATGACGTTTGCTATCTGGGCGCCAAAAGTATGACCGACAGTTTTAAAAACGGAAAACCTGAGGGACTGAAAGTGCTGGGCGACTGGCCGACGATATATGAAGGATTGTCGATCCTGCCGGAACCGGCAAAAACTTCCTGGTTCGATTTTGATCATTATTATTCAGACAATGCGTTCCCGGATGCTTTGAAAATTGTTTTCAGGAAAAACCCGAAACTCATTTTTGATGTTGGGGGCAATACCGGGAAATGGTCGTTTGCATGCTGTGACCATGACATGGATGTCAAGATCAAGATACTGGATTTGCCGGTACAGTTGAAGGTGGCCAGAGCCAATGCGACCGAACGCGGATTACTCGGCCGCATTGATTTTCATGCGATCAATCTGCTGGACGAGACCCAGCAAATTCCACAGGGTGCGGATGTGATCTGGATGAGCCAGTTTCTGGACTGCTTTTCGAAGGAGCAAATTTTGCAGATCCTCAAAAATGCATGTCAGGCTGCTTCTGAAAACACGACCTTGTATATCCTGGAACCATTTTTTGATAACCAGAATTATCCTGCCGCCCATTACAGTCTGGTCGCAACGTCTTTGTACTTTACGATCATGGCCAATGGCAACAGTAAAATGTACCGGATCGAAGTCATGAAGGATTTGGTAAACCAGGCAGGATTTGAGGTGGTGGAAACCTATCCTTTAATTGGAGATAGTTATCATACGATTCTGGAATGCCGAAGAAAGGCATAA
- a CDS encoding phenylacetate--CoA ligase family protein has translation MTSAMNRETQEQKLKHLLAYVSAHSPYYRRVFREYGVDIDSIVSRADLTKLPFTSKDDLAAANDDFLCVPKSRIADYVTTSGTLADPVAFYLTDSDVERLAINECDSFRCADGSEHDIYQLMTTIDRRFMAGLAYWMGARKMGAGMIRVGPGAPFLQWESIQRFAPTVIIAIPSFIPRLIDYAQANGIDFSSSSVKSVICIGEPVRNPDFTYNELGKRITSQWNVKLYSTYASTEMGAAFTECGEGKGGHLNEDLLILEVVDEDGEAVKEGEMGEVVISTLGVEGMPMLRYKTGDLCHVYYAPCACGRKSARLGPVVGRKQQMIKFKGTTIFPPALFDVLDMVKEIDLYQVVVSKNEYGNDDIKILIPASLDTQVFREMLHSLFKSRLRVTPTFEFITAEELSLRIYKQEKRKPEKLIYI, from the coding sequence ATGACCTCTGCTATGAACCGTGAGACGCAGGAGCAAAAACTGAAACATTTGCTGGCTTATGTATCAGCTCATTCGCCCTATTACCGCAGAGTTTTTAGGGAATACGGTGTCGATATTGATTCCATTGTCAGCCGTGCGGACCTTACCAAGCTGCCATTTACCTCCAAAGATGATCTGGCGGCTGCCAATGATGATTTTCTGTGTGTGCCCAAAAGCAGGATCGCCGACTATGTGACCACGTCGGGGACATTGGCAGACCCCGTTGCATTTTACCTGACTGATTCCGACGTCGAAAGGCTTGCTATCAATGAATGCGATTCTTTTCGGTGTGCGGACGGCAGCGAACACGATATTTACCAGCTGATGACCACCATTGACCGTCGGTTTATGGCAGGCCTGGCTTACTGGATGGGCGCCCGCAAAATGGGTGCGGGTATGATCCGGGTCGGGCCTGGCGCGCCGTTTTTGCAGTGGGAGTCCATTCAGCGTTTTGCTCCGACAGTGATTATCGCCATCCCCTCATTCATTCCACGCCTGATCGACTACGCACAGGCCAATGGTATCGATTTCAGTTCTTCCAGCGTCAAATCGGTCATATGCATTGGCGAGCCGGTCCGTAACCCGGATTTTACCTACAATGAATTGGGTAAGCGGATCACTTCCCAGTGGAATGTTAAATTGTACTCTACCTATGCATCCACTGAAATGGGCGCGGCGTTTACAGAATGTGGCGAAGGTAAGGGGGGACATTTAAATGAAGACCTGCTGATACTCGAAGTGGTCGATGAGGATGGCGAGGCGGTAAAGGAGGGTGAAATGGGGGAGGTGGTCATTTCGACACTAGGCGTGGAAGGAATGCCGATGCTGCGCTACAAAACCGGGGACTTGTGTCATGTATATTACGCGCCATGCGCCTGCGGACGTAAAAGTGCGCGGCTGGGCCCGGTCGTGGGCCGCAAGCAGCAAATGATCAAATTCAAGGGCACGACAATATTCCCGCCTGCGCTGTTCGATGTGCTGGATATGGTCAAAGAAATAGATCTGTACCAGGTAGTGGTCTCTAAAAATGAGTACGGAAATGATGACATCAAGATACTCATTCCCGCGTCATTGGATACCCAGGTTTTCAGGGAAATGCTGCATTCTCTGTTCAAATCGAGGCTTCGGGTAACGCCCACTTTTGAGTTTATAACCGCTGAAGAACTCTCGCTGAGAATATACAAACAGGAAAAACGCAAACCTGAAAAATTGATCTATATTTGA
- a CDS encoding C45 family autoproteolytic acyltransferase/hydolase, whose translation MWPKNKVTRSVLKFFGIFLLITVILFGLFIWRITVPAPNLESNKTVDSYKRVKVAENHYTVGNNWLRKNKEGIWEMYLEGAPYERGLIYGILAKELMEKQEVHFVGQIKEMIPGALFLQVLKGFVGWFNRDIYKYIPQENQQEIYGVSQSFSEQFNYIGPKYYRILNYHAAHDIGHALTDLNMVGCTSFAVNHSLSKDSTLLIARNFDFYMGDAFAEDKLIVFMKPDKGYKFASYAWAGLTGVVSGMNEKGITVTLNASKSDIPFAAKEPISILAREILQYAGTIQEANRIAQRSETFVSESLLIGSAADDKAVIIEKSPQKMDVFESGQDYLVCANHYQGNAFIRDSVNINNIKDTDSKSRFDRMNQLMSRSYPLGVNEAAFILRDKSGLNDQFIGYGNSKSLNQLIAHHGILFKPAKKEMWISTPPYQLGKFICYNLNDVFSGKGSFQAVDSLEIKQDPFLNSVDYKKFEAFKATKQKISRYVMLDIAFELSPEQEREFVSNNPQSYLTYLFLGDYFKKNKNFKKAIHYYQEALKHDVASLNEENAIRERISECKK comes from the coding sequence ATGTGGCCAAAAAATAAAGTAACCAGATCAGTCCTCAAATTCTTCGGTATTTTCCTGCTGATTACCGTCATACTTTTCGGTTTATTCATCTGGCGCATCACCGTGCCGGCTCCGAATCTTGAAAGTAATAAAACCGTTGATAGTTACAAGCGGGTCAAAGTGGCGGAAAACCATTATACTGTTGGCAACAACTGGCTCCGGAAAAATAAGGAAGGCATCTGGGAAATGTATCTGGAAGGCGCTCCCTACGAAAGGGGCCTGATCTATGGGATCCTGGCGAAAGAACTGATGGAAAAGCAGGAGGTGCATTTCGTGGGACAAATCAAGGAAATGATCCCGGGCGCCTTATTTTTGCAAGTGCTCAAAGGCTTCGTTGGCTGGTTCAACAGGGATATTTATAAGTACATTCCCCAGGAAAACCAGCAGGAAATTTATGGTGTTTCGCAGTCATTTTCCGAGCAGTTCAATTACATCGGACCGAAGTACTACCGGATACTCAATTACCATGCTGCCCACGACATTGGCCATGCGTTGACAGATCTGAACATGGTTGGCTGCACTTCTTTTGCAGTGAACCACTCGCTTTCCAAAGATTCGACCCTGCTGATCGCCCGGAATTTTGATTTCTATATGGGCGATGCTTTCGCGGAAGATAAGCTGATCGTTTTCATGAAGCCCGATAAAGGGTATAAGTTTGCCTCTTACGCATGGGCAGGGCTTACGGGCGTGGTTTCGGGTATGAATGAGAAAGGCATTACAGTCACGTTGAATGCTTCCAAGTCGGACATTCCGTTTGCGGCCAAAGAACCTATTTCTATTTTGGCAAGGGAAATATTGCAGTATGCCGGCACCATTCAGGAAGCAAACCGGATCGCTCAGCGAAGCGAAACATTCGTATCCGAGTCGTTGCTGATCGGCTCGGCTGCGGATGACAAGGCGGTTATCATTGAAAAGTCACCTCAGAAAATGGATGTTTTTGAATCGGGCCAGGACTATCTGGTGTGTGCCAACCATTATCAGGGCAATGCATTCATTCGTGATTCAGTCAATATCAACAATATTAAAGACACGGATTCCAAGTCGCGATTCGATCGGATGAACCAGCTGATGAGCCGGTCCTACCCGCTCGGAGTGAATGAGGCAGCTTTTATTTTACGGGATAAAAGCGGCCTGAACGATCAGTTTATAGGTTATGGTAATTCCAAATCACTAAATCAGCTCATTGCCCATCATGGAATTTTGTTCAAACCGGCAAAAAAGGAAATGTGGATTTCCACCCCTCCTTACCAATTGGGCAAGTTCATTTGCTATAATTTAAATGATGTCTTTTCAGGCAAAGGATCCTTTCAGGCGGTGGATTCATTGGAAATCAAGCAAGACCCTTTTCTGAATTCTGTCGATTACAAGAAATTTGAAGCATTTAAAGCCACCAAACAAAAAATCAGCAGGTATGTGATGCTCGACATTGCCTTTGAGCTTTCGCCTGAGCAAGAAAGGGAATTTGTGAGCAATAATCCACAGAGTTACCTGACCTATTTGTTCTTGGGCGATTATTTCAAAAAGAACAAAAATTTTAAAAAAGCCATCCATTATTATCAGGAAGCATTAAAGCATGATGTTGCTTCCCTCAATGAAGAAAACGCCATTCGCGAACGGATTTCAGAATGCAAAAAGTGA
- a CDS encoding beta-ketoacyl-ACP synthase III, with product MSEAYITRIAKFLPNESVSNEEMEEYLGYINGKPSKSKAIVLRNNGIKRRYYALLKDGTPTHTNAEMAALAVTDLFKNDADEIAQVDLLSCATSSPDQLMPSHGSMVHGYLPATGPIEVVSPSGVCCAGMHAFKYAYMSVKLGEKQKAVSCASERLSPVLRADQFEDEVQQLLRLEQNPYLSFEKDFLRWMLSDGAGAFLVEPKPNAEGISLKIEWIEGCSYANEQEACMYMGSDKLPDGSLKSYKEYSASEIQDQSVFSIKQDVKLLGEKIVKLGFAKLKDILTKKGISMEDVSYFLPHLSSYFFESKIDDFFNENGIPIPKEKWYTNLVTKGNVGAASIYMMLEEVFNSGALKKGEKILLAVPESSRFSYMFCLLTVC from the coding sequence ATGTCAGAAGCATATATTACCAGAATTGCCAAGTTCTTACCGAATGAGTCCGTTTCAAATGAGGAAATGGAAGAATACTTAGGATACATTAATGGAAAACCGTCGAAATCAAAAGCAATCGTTTTAAGAAATAACGGTATCAAAAGAAGATATTACGCGCTTCTGAAAGACGGCACCCCCACACACACCAATGCCGAAATGGCTGCATTGGCAGTAACGGACTTATTTAAAAATGACGCGGATGAAATAGCACAGGTCGATTTGTTGAGCTGCGCTACGTCCAGCCCCGACCAGCTGATGCCTTCACACGGCTCCATGGTGCACGGGTACCTGCCCGCAACGGGTCCGATTGAAGTGGTTTCACCATCGGGGGTTTGCTGCGCGGGAATGCACGCTTTCAAGTACGCGTATATGTCTGTGAAGTTGGGAGAAAAGCAAAAAGCGGTTTCCTGTGCTTCTGAAAGATTGTCGCCGGTGCTGCGGGCAGACCAGTTTGAGGACGAAGTACAACAGCTGCTAAGGCTGGAACAGAATCCGTACCTGTCATTTGAAAAGGATTTTCTCAGATGGATGCTCTCTGACGGCGCGGGCGCGTTTTTGGTTGAACCAAAACCCAATGCCGAGGGGATTTCATTGAAAATAGAATGGATAGAGGGCTGTTCTTACGCCAACGAGCAGGAAGCCTGTATGTACATGGGCTCAGACAAACTGCCGGATGGCTCCCTAAAAAGCTATAAGGAATATTCAGCCAGCGAAATTCAGGATCAATCCGTTTTTAGCATCAAGCAGGATGTGAAGCTGCTGGGCGAAAAAATCGTTAAATTGGGTTTTGCAAAACTGAAAGACATATTGACCAAAAAAGGCATCAGTATGGAAGATGTGAGCTATTTTCTGCCGCATTTGTCCAGCTACTTTTTTGAAAGCAAGATTGATGATTTCTTTAACGAAAACGGCATTCCGATCCCGAAGGAAAAATGGTATACCAACCTGGTAACCAAGGGTAATGTCGGGGCAGCGTCGATATATATGATGCTGGAAGAAGTTTTCAACAGCGGCGCATTAAAAAAGGGCGAAAAGATACTTTTGGCAGTACCCGAAAGCTCCCGCTTCTCCTATATGTTTTGCCTGCTGACTGTGTGCTGA
- a CDS encoding ABC transporter ATP-binding protein has translation MAGQVCIEIQDIYKRYKSSQQDSLTHVSLDIQAGDVFGLLGPNGAGKTTLISILCGIIPPSSGQIHYFIDGAPASETQRKNRIGFVPQEYAFYQELTARQNLDYFGAMYNLSKSDLGRRRDHLLEVLGLTKSADKKVGSFSGGMKRRINLAIGIIHQPAILFLDEPTVGVDVQSRNAIIRYLQQINQDGTTIIYTSHHMSEAEEFCKNIALIDNGKVIAKGELLQLKTENAVASLQSLFIKLTGEQYRD, from the coding sequence ATGGCCGGACAAGTATGCATCGAAATTCAGGATATTTACAAAAGATACAAATCTTCGCAGCAAGACAGCCTCACCCATGTTTCCCTGGACATTCAAGCCGGTGATGTGTTTGGCCTGCTGGGGCCAAACGGAGCGGGAAAAACTACATTGATTTCCATATTGTGTGGTATTATACCACCTTCCTCAGGGCAAATTCATTACTTTATTGATGGCGCGCCGGCAAGCGAAACGCAGCGGAAAAACCGCATTGGTTTTGTTCCGCAGGAGTATGCATTCTATCAGGAACTGACGGCCAGACAAAACCTGGACTATTTTGGCGCGATGTATAATCTCTCCAAAAGCGATCTGGGACGCAGAAGAGACCATTTACTGGAAGTGCTGGGACTAACGAAATCAGCTGATAAAAAGGTAGGTTCGTTTTCAGGTGGCATGAAGCGGAGGATCAACCTGGCCATTGGCATTATCCACCAGCCTGCAATCCTGTTTCTGGACGAGCCCACGGTTGGCGTGGATGTCCAGAGCCGTAATGCGATCATTCGCTATCTGCAGCAGATCAATCAGGACGGTACGACCATTATTTATACCTCACATCATATGTCGGAGGCGGAGGAATTCTGCAAAAACATTGCCCTGATCGACAATGGAAAGGTGATTGCAAAGGGAGAGTTGTTGCAGCTCAAAACTGAAAATGCAGTAGCCAGCCTGCAATCCTTATTCATCAAACTGACAGGAGAGCAGTACCGCGACTAA